The Osmia bicornis bicornis chromosome 9, iOsmBic2.1, whole genome shotgun sequence genome has a segment encoding these proteins:
- the LOC114881447 gene encoding uncharacterized protein LOC114881447 has protein sequence MFTLPPGEKDKERMMQWVEACDNPILSLLPPEKLKYRVVCSSHFESKYIMTKKLTTSAVPTLNVSGKPDCTGGVDDKSGIVGHVEYTALPGPSREIQCNDLDRLSLKEEKPLHNGDCAVPGREHQRSQAQKGNILKMLRAPTRYC, from the exons ATGTTTACCTTGCCCCCTGGAGAAAAGGATAAGGAGAGGATGATGCAGTGGGTGGAAGCATGTGACAACCCAATTTTGTCACTGCTTCCACCTGAAAAACTAAAATACCGGGTAGTCTGCAGCAGCCACTTCGAGAGCAAATATATTATGACGAAGAAGCTGACAACGTCAGCAGTTCCAACACTGAACGTATCAG GCAAACCTGACTGCACCGGGGGAGTGGACGATAAGAGTGGCATCGTGGGACATGTGGAATACACAGCACTTCCTGGACCATCCAGAG AAATCCAATGCAACGACTTAGACAGACTAAGTCTAAAAGAAGAGAAGCCATTGCATAATGGAG ATTGTGCTGTCCCTGGAAGAGAGCATCAGCGATCACAAGCCCAGAAAG GTAATATACTGAAGATGCTCAGGgcaccgacgagatactgttAA